The Candidatus Caldatribacterium sp. genomic sequence CTCCGTGAGAGTCTTTCCTCCACATTGCAGCCGCTACCGTACGGGTTGCTCTCTGCCTGAGGCGCTGTGCGTGTACTTGATGACCGTCACCCTTTCCATCGTAATCAACCCCTCCTTTACCACTTCATCGAGAAGCGGCAGGAGCTTGTCGATGTTTTCTTTCGTATCCACAACTTCGATGACAACAGGGAGGTCTTCCGAGAGGCGAAGAATCTTTGCCGTGTACAGCCGGCTATTGGCTCCAAAACCCATGATTCCCCGAACAACGGTTGCCCCTGCAAGATTCAGTTCCCTTGTCTTCAGGACAATCTGTTCGTAGAGAGGCCTTCCTTTGTACGTGTCCGCCTCTCCGATGAAGATTCTCAAGAGCACCCCTTCTTCAGGTAGCTTCATCGCTACCACCTCTTTGCGAGAACAACGAAGTACTTTGCAGCCATGAAACTAACCGAAACCAGCACAATCCCGAGGACGTTACTCAAAAGGACATTGAGTAGCGCAAAGGTCACCTCACCGTCTCGGAGCAGGTTGAAGGTCTCCAGGCAGTACGTCGAGAACGTCGTAAACGAAGCAATAACACCTATAAAAACGAACGTCCTGAGATTTGGAGGAACAAGGGCCTCTTCGAATAACCCCCCAGAGG encodes the following:
- a CDS encoding DUF190 domain-containing protein translates to MKLPEEGVLLRIFIGEADTYKGRPLYEQIVLKTRELNLAGATVVRGIMGFGANSRLYTAKILRLSEDLPVVIEVVDTKENIDKLLPLLDEVVKEGLITMERVTVIKYTHSASGREQPVR